Proteins from one Gossypium raimondii isolate GPD5lz chromosome 8, ASM2569854v1, whole genome shotgun sequence genomic window:
- the LOC105792150 gene encoding copper chaperone for superoxide dismutase, chloroplastic/cytosolic isoform X2: MAFLRSLTPATAIAAASASALPAAFVFSSSFSSSSSSSSSSSRNSSHFPNAKSLPFLSSPPNRLGLIRNFATSPIALNMDSPSSNHNPSQENGSLPDLLTEYMVDMKCEGCVTAVKNKLQTVDGVKSVEVDLSNQVVRILGNSPVKTMNEALEQTGRKARLIGQGVPEDFLVSAAVAEFKGPQIFGVVRLAQVSMELARIEASFSGLSPGKHGWSINEFGDLTRGAASTGKVFNPSNEGTAKQLATWELLMWIRTVSPFTLVSNSSSGLLISLGGQ, from the exons ATGGCATTTTTAAGGTCGCTGACCCCTGCCACTGCCATAGCCGCTGCCTCTGCCTCTGCTCTGCCTGCCGCCtttgttttctcttcttctttttcttcttcttcttcttcttcctcctcctcttctCGCAATTCTTCTCATTTCCCCAACGCAAAAAGCCTCCCTTTCCTCTCTTCACCACCCAATCGCTTAGGCCTTATAAGGAACTTCGCGACCTCTCCCATTGCTCTTAACATGGATTCACCCTCATCTAATCACAACCCATCTCAG GAAAATGGGTCCTTGCCTGACCTTCTT ACTGAGTATATGGTGGATATGAAGTGTGAAGGTTGTGTTACTGCGGTCAAGAATAAGCTGCAAACAGTTGATG GAGTCAAGAGTGTGGAAGTTGACTTGAGCAATCAAGTGGTGAGAATACTTGGTAATTCGCCTGTGAAAACTATGAATGAAGCATTGGAGCAGACTGGTCGAAAAGCTAGATTAATAGGTCAAGGAGTGCCAGAAG ACTTTTTAGTTTCTGCAGCTGTTGCTGAGTTCAAAGGCCCACAAATTTTTGGTGTGGTTCGATTGGCTCAAGTGAGTATGGAACTGGCTAGGATTGAAGCCAGTTTTAGTGGTCTGTCACCTGGAAAACACGGTTGGTCAATTAATGAATTTGGTGATCTGACAAGAGGTGCTGCAAGTACAGGGAAAGTGTTTAATCCATCAAATGAAGGAACTGCTAAACAG TTGGCGACCTGGGAACTCTTGATGTGGATAAGAACGGTGAGTCCTTTTACACTGGTGTCAAACAGCAGCTCAGG